In bacterium, one DNA window encodes the following:
- a CDS encoding trypsin-like peptidase domain-containing protein, whose amino-acid sequence MSDISAIIERIKESIVITRSANNKSGSGFYVNDRGLVITNKHTVELNSFVRLTYHNGKETDATIVLADNDVDFAFAVIGGVKTEPLTLQNSDTVKEGQQVYAIGHPYGYDFTVSKGIISCKNRVVKGINYIQTDVPINPGNSGGPLINEQGEVIGINTWVVGDADNMSFAIPSNTVKGVIEMLNSKFDKLLSMYYCPVCGFLQSDLIRTNAGEYCKNCGTLKVEKKKEQELPQQQAAQAQTVNVSLVTCPQCRTANDSASNFCKNCGCKIK is encoded by the coding sequence ATGAGCGACATTTCGGCGATAATCGAACGCATTAAAGAATCGATCGTAATTACCAGGTCGGCGAATAACAAAAGCGGCAGCGGGTTCTATGTCAATGACCGGGGATTGGTGATCACGAACAAGCATACCGTTGAACTGAACTCTTTCGTCCGGTTGACGTACCATAACGGCAAAGAAACGGACGCGACCATCGTGCTGGCTGACAATGACGTGGACTTTGCCTTTGCCGTGATCGGGGGGGTAAAGACCGAGCCGCTCACGCTGCAAAACAGCGATACGGTGAAAGAGGGCCAACAGGTCTACGCGATCGGCCACCCGTACGGGTATGATTTCACGGTATCTAAGGGTATCATCAGCTGCAAGAACCGGGTGGTCAAGGGCATCAATTATATCCAGACGGACGTGCCCATCAATCCCGGCAACAGCGGCGGACCATTGATCAATGAGCAGGGCGAGGTCATCGGCATCAATACCTGGGTGGTCGGCGATGCCGACAATATGTCCTTCGCGATCCCGTCCAACACGGTCAAAGGGGTCATTGAGATGCTTAACTCGAAGTTCGACAAGCTGCTGAGTATGTATTACTGTCCGGTCTGCGGTTTCCTGCAATCCGATCTGATCAGGACGAACGCAGGTGAGTACTGCAAGAACTGCGGCACCCTGAAGGTTGAAAAGAAAAAGGAACAGGAACTGCCGCAGCAACAGGCAGCGCAGGCACAGACCGTTAACGTGTCCCTGGTGACCTGCCCGCAGTGCCGCACCGCGAACGACAGCGCTTCGAATTTTTGCAAGAATTGCGGTTGCAAAATAAAGTAG